The following are encoded together in the Adhaeribacter arboris genome:
- a CDS encoding SGNH/GDSL hydrolase family protein has translation MNKSLRYGFLILVIQLLSITVFAQKIAPNVKRILFLGNSITWAGIYVNDIEAYITAQDPNRQIEFINAGLSSETVSGLSEEGHAGGSFPRPDLHERLERVLAKTKPELVFACYGMNDGIYLPFDENRFAKFKEGINWLHQEVVKTGAKIIHLTPPDYDEQKGKSLGYTAVLDKYADWLLRQRSTSKWEVIDIHYPMQKYLRAHRAVDATFGLDGFALGQDGIHPSETGHWIMARQVLVYLGYKEVANSPGILPNLKHVPDASQYLKLVTERQNLMRDAWLTETKHKRPGLPLGLPLNEAQNKSEELRQQIQTQLQQKNR, from the coding sequence ATGAACAAGAGCCTGCGTTATGGTTTTTTAATACTAGTTATTCAGCTTCTATCGATTACTGTTTTTGCGCAAAAGATTGCTCCTAATGTTAAACGTATTTTGTTTTTAGGTAATAGCATTACTTGGGCAGGCATTTATGTGAACGATATAGAAGCTTATATTACGGCGCAGGATCCTAATCGGCAAATAGAATTTATTAATGCTGGCTTGTCCAGCGAAACGGTTTCGGGACTTTCGGAAGAAGGCCACGCGGGAGGTAGTTTTCCGCGACCCGATTTGCACGAAAGACTAGAACGAGTTTTGGCCAAAACTAAACCCGAACTGGTATTTGCCTGCTACGGTATGAATGATGGAATTTACTTACCTTTCGACGAAAACCGTTTTGCCAAATTTAAAGAAGGGATTAACTGGCTGCATCAGGAAGTAGTAAAAACCGGAGCAAAAATTATTCATCTAACCCCACCAGATTACGATGAACAAAAAGGAAAAAGCTTGGGTTACACCGCCGTTCTGGATAAGTACGCCGATTGGTTATTAAGGCAAAGATCTACTTCAAAATGGGAGGTGATTGATATTCATTATCCCATGCAAAAGTACTTGCGGGCTCACCGCGCTGTAGATGCTACGTTTGGGTTAGATGGTTTCGCTTTAGGCCAAGATGGCATCCATCCCAGTGAAACCGGGCACTGGATTATGGCTCGCCAAGTTTTAGTGTATCTGGGCTATAAGGAAGTGGCTAACTCACCAGGAATATTACCAAATTTAAAGCACGTGCCGGATGCATCTCAATATTTGAAATTAGTTACCGAACGCCAGAATTTAATGCGGGATGCCTGGCTCACTGAAACCAAGCATAAACGGCCAGGTTTGCCACTTGGTTTGCCTCTGAATGAAGCTCAAAATAAATCTGAAGAATTACGACAGCAAATACAAACTCAGTTGCAGCAGAAAAATAGATAA
- a CDS encoding DUF1553 domain-containing protein: MRLLKLLLVPLVALVGGWFLWHSLKQEETIDFNADIRPIINTKCISCHGGVKESSGFSLFSRADALRKTKSGKPAIVPGEADKSELIRRLLAKDEDERMPYHGTPLSPEEIAKMKQWINQGAPWADHWAYIKPQKPAIPDATEWSNHPVDKFIQARWQPDSLSPAVPADKVTLLRRLSLDLIGLPPTLSEVRAFVADTSADAYEKQVDRLLASPHFGERWAAMWLDLARYSDTKGYEKDQYRNIWRYRDYVIRSFNQDKPFNQFTIEQLAGDLLAKPTEEQLIATAYHRNTANNDEGGTDDEEFRTTAILDRVSNTWEVWQGTTMGCVQCHSHPYDPIRHEEFYESMAFFNNTHDEDVPGEYPNLNKYTPENELQIKQVKAWLQQQLPAEVAASKIKTLDNLLNFTEPKIHPHSFDQLTNAALADGKFLGGGHRGYARLKNVNLTGKANLILSIGSSQNTGTLTIRKNKVDGEIIGTYKNKFTGGGGSTQREIIPLKPTSGFHDLYFVFENAAQSNPEDYVCQLDWILFLESLPGIDKSDYPEVEKKLVSLLNSETEQIPVFYENPADFRRKNVVFIRGNWLTKGKEVHPTTPRFLPNFNKYPKNRLGLAQWLVSEENPLTARVTVNRFWEQLFGTGLVESLEDFGSQGSKPSHPELLDWLALHFQHEQGWQVKKLLKLLVLSKTYQQSSKTNKTLLSKDPVNRLLARGPRVRLTAEQIRDQALATGGLLSRKMYGKSVMPPQPEGVWQVVYSGMEWKTSPEEDAYRRAIYTFWRRSSPYPSLLTFDAAGREVCVSRRIRTNTPLQALVTLNDTVYLTAARGLASQMQQAGATPTDKIKAGYYRALFKYPDTRTLKILTNLYQQTEQHYAQRPKELTKFLGKKNVATLPNAQSLAALTVVSNAILNLDEYITKE, from the coding sequence ATGAGACTTCTTAAACTATTGCTGGTTCCGTTGGTAGCCTTAGTTGGCGGATGGTTTCTGTGGCACAGTTTGAAACAAGAAGAAACAATAGATTTTAACGCCGATATCCGGCCAATTATAAATACAAAATGTATTTCTTGTCATGGCGGAGTAAAAGAAAGCTCCGGGTTTAGTTTGTTTTCGCGGGCTGATGCACTGCGCAAAACTAAATCCGGTAAACCCGCTATTGTTCCCGGTGAAGCAGATAAAAGTGAACTTATTCGACGGCTATTAGCCAAAGACGAAGACGAACGCATGCCTTACCATGGTACTCCATTGAGTCCGGAAGAAATTGCTAAAATGAAACAATGGATTAATCAGGGTGCGCCGTGGGCCGACCATTGGGCCTATATAAAACCACAAAAACCCGCTATTCCCGACGCAACGGAGTGGTCCAACCATCCGGTAGACAAGTTTATTCAGGCCCGGTGGCAACCAGATTCGCTTAGTCCGGCCGTTCCGGCCGATAAAGTTACTTTGCTTCGCCGCCTGAGTCTGGATTTAATTGGCTTACCGCCTACCCTCTCCGAAGTACGTGCTTTTGTGGCCGACACCTCTGCGGATGCCTACGAAAAGCAGGTAGACCGCTTGCTGGCCTCGCCGCATTTTGGCGAACGCTGGGCGGCTATGTGGCTTGATTTAGCGCGCTACTCCGATACGAAAGGTTACGAAAAAGACCAGTACCGCAATATCTGGCGGTACCGCGATTACGTCATCCGGTCTTTTAACCAGGATAAACCTTTTAACCAATTTACCATTGAGCAATTAGCCGGCGATTTACTAGCAAAACCCACCGAAGAACAACTTATTGCCACTGCTTACCACCGGAATACCGCCAATAACGACGAAGGTGGTACCGACGATGAAGAATTTCGCACCACGGCCATTCTGGACCGGGTAAGTAATACCTGGGAAGTATGGCAGGGAACTACCATGGGCTGCGTGCAATGCCACAGTCATCCTTACGATCCTATCCGGCACGAGGAGTTCTACGAATCCATGGCTTTCTTTAATAATACGCACGACGAAGACGTACCCGGTGAATACCCAAATTTAAATAAATATACGCCCGAAAACGAATTACAAATAAAACAAGTAAAGGCTTGGTTACAGCAGCAGTTACCCGCCGAAGTTGCCGCTAGTAAAATAAAAACCTTAGATAATCTTCTTAATTTTACCGAGCCTAAGATTCATCCGCACTCTTTCGACCAGCTCACTAATGCCGCTCTGGCCGATGGCAAATTTTTAGGTGGCGGGCACAGAGGTTATGCCCGTTTAAAAAACGTTAATTTAACTGGTAAAGCTAATTTAATACTAAGCATTGGCTCCTCACAAAATACGGGCACTCTAACCATCCGGAAAAATAAAGTAGACGGGGAAATAATTGGTACTTACAAAAATAAATTTACCGGGGGCGGTGGCTCCACCCAGCGGGAAATTATTCCTTTAAAACCTACTAGTGGTTTTCACGATTTGTATTTTGTTTTTGAGAACGCTGCTCAATCTAACCCGGAAGATTATGTGTGCCAATTAGATTGGATTTTATTTTTAGAATCATTACCGGGTATAGACAAATCTGATTATCCGGAAGTAGAAAAAAAATTAGTCTCGTTACTGAACTCCGAGACGGAGCAAATACCAGTGTTCTACGAAAACCCGGCTGATTTCCGGCGTAAAAATGTTGTTTTTATCAGAGGTAATTGGCTAACCAAAGGCAAGGAAGTGCATCCTACTACGCCGCGGTTTTTACCTAACTTTAATAAATATCCTAAAAATCGCTTAGGATTAGCTCAATGGCTAGTAAGTGAAGAAAATCCGCTCACTGCCCGAGTAACCGTTAACCGTTTTTGGGAACAATTATTCGGGACAGGCCTGGTAGAAAGTTTAGAAGACTTTGGCTCCCAAGGCAGCAAACCCTCCCACCCCGAACTGCTCGACTGGCTGGCCCTTCATTTTCAGCACGAACAAGGCTGGCAAGTAAAAAAATTATTAAAGTTGTTGGTGCTCTCTAAAACTTACCAGCAAAGCTCAAAAACAAATAAAACACTTTTAAGTAAAGATCCCGTTAATCGATTGTTGGCCCGCGGCCCACGGGTGCGGCTTACCGCGGAACAAATACGGGATCAAGCCTTGGCTACCGGTGGTTTACTTAGCCGGAAAATGTACGGTAAAAGCGTAATGCCGCCTCAGCCCGAAGGCGTTTGGCAAGTAGTTTATAGTGGCATGGAATGGAAAACCAGTCCTGAGGAAGATGCTTACCGGCGGGCTATTTACACCTTCTGGCGGCGTTCCAGCCCCTATCCTTCTTTACTTACTTTTGATGCCGCCGGTCGGGAAGTTTGCGTTTCCCGGCGTATTCGGACGAACACCCCCTTACAAGCCTTAGTTACTTTAAACGACACGGTTTACTTAACTGCTGCCCGCGGCTTAGCCAGTCAAATGCAGCAAGCCGGAGCTACTCCTACGGATAAGATTAAAGCCGGATACTATCGGGCTTTGTTCAAATATCCTGATACCCGAACCTTAAAAATATTAACGAATTTATATCAGCAAACCGAACAGCATTATGCGCAACGCCCAAAAGAGTTAACTAAATTTTTAGGAAAGAAGAATGTAGCTACTCTCCCTAATGCCCAAAGTTTAGCCGCCTTAACGGTGGTAAGTAATGCCATTCTTAATCTGGATGAATATATAACGAAGGAATGA
- a CDS encoding OsmC family protein — protein sequence MNISASIKNSYQANKVSVVTNGNVKEIQIPGKTEGYGSSVNGGELLFLSLATCFCNDVYREAARKKITIESVEVTVAGEFGKEGEPAATITYEVKVQSTSHSSQEITTLIQEVDQVAEVHNTLRKGVRVTLIE from the coding sequence ATGAATATTTCAGCTTCCATCAAAAATAGTTACCAAGCCAACAAGGTAAGTGTTGTTACCAATGGCAACGTAAAAGAAATTCAAATACCAGGTAAAACAGAAGGCTATGGTTCATCGGTTAACGGCGGTGAATTGCTTTTTTTATCCTTGGCAACTTGTTTTTGCAATGATGTATACCGGGAAGCTGCTCGTAAAAAAATAACTATTGAATCGGTGGAAGTAACTGTTGCGGGCGAGTTTGGTAAAGAGGGAGAGCCGGCTGCTACTATCACCTACGAAGTAAAAGTACAGTCAACCTCCCATTCTTCCCAAGAAATTACAACTCTTATTCAAGAGGTAGACCAAGTAGCCGAAGTTCATAATACCTTAAGAAAAGGCGTGCGAGTAACTTTGATAGAGTAA
- a CDS encoding PKD domain-containing protein: protein MKIKFTKVFFTLLLCLIFNQLTFSQASKIWDKSLGGSDSDILITNVATKDNGFLLGGTSTSGVSGTKSTGNKGLQDYWIVKTNGDGNKEWDKTYGGSGSDYLQTAWQTADGGYILGGSSNSPVSGDRSFTASGQYDYWIIKLDADGNKQWDKSYGGSGNDYLKAVVQTRDGGYILGGTSDSPVSGKTGYNKTAGSKGLQDYWIIKIDAAGTKQWDKTFGGSNYDYLQTIQLTNDNGYVFGGHSYSAANGDKSESSNGFADFWLVKVDANGNKQWDKTYGGNLEENLESCLLTPDGGYLLGGISNSPSSNDKSEGSNGLSDYWLIKIDGAGNKKWDKTFGGNNNDYLQAIIQTYDNGFLLGGTSDSPVSGDKSTDSKGESDFWIVKVNANGDKQWNRTYGGEGYDNLQALQVTSTGGCLLTGTSNSNASGDKNSSSRGDTDYWFINLDLGGPDNPPPTNPEIESFTLLNADTDTDIQTLTNGATIDLAALTTKNLNIRANTNTSTISSVAFNLSGAQDLIRTESGAPYTVFGSTGNDYNAWVPATGNYTLKATPSVDAQVGTPLTINFKVVDESSTGNQAPLAFAGENSTIYLPTSSTTLNGSGSDADGSVNSYLWVQNSGPNTATFSSKTIAKPTVSSLVAGTYVFSLTVKDNDNAASNPAQVTVTVTNSNSQQVVSYTLMNADTDTEIQTIENGAILNLTSFPTKNLNIRVNTNPEIVGSVVMVLGGRGSLTKTETAAPYAVFGDVKGDYGPWIPAVGDYTLKTTPYTQAGGGGSAGTALSINFQVINQSTGNQKPIASAGSNFTISLPTTSTTLNGSGSDADGSIESYLWVQSTGPTTAIFSSKTVAKPTISNLVAGTYVFSLTVKDNNNASSNPAQVTITVNNSDSPDQQILSFTLLNADADTDIQTINNGATLNLSSLPTKRLNVRVNTSTNSIGVAFALKGAETLNRSEATAPYIVFGASGTDYSAWTPTVGNYTLEATPYSKTTGNTVGTSLVINFKVVDESTGNQAPLAFAGENSTIYLPTSSTTLNGSGSDADGSVNSYLWVQNSGPNTATFSSKTIAKPTVSSLVAGTYVFSLTVKDNDNAASSPAQVTITVSNSSPAGQKVVSYTLMNADTNKEIQTIANGGVLNLAALPTKNLNIRVNTNPEIVGSVIMVLGGRGSLTKTETAAPYAVFGDVSGDYSAWVPPIGDYTLKTTPYTLAKGAGTAGTPLTINFKIVNVAGGSPVEINYVPGTDSLAVEESAEDPYSGEAPATEEVRLTNFPNPFQNQTTFQFSFPEEQEYTLEIYDLNGTLVNRLKTDTAPAGELIEVTWQSDHLNNGIYVVRLITDHEVQHLQIIKED, encoded by the coding sequence ATGAAAATAAAATTTACGAAAGTATTTTTTACGTTATTGCTTTGCCTGATTTTTAACCAGCTTACTTTTAGTCAAGCAAGTAAGATTTGGGATAAATCATTGGGCGGAAGTGATTCGGATATTCTAATAACGAATGTTGCTACCAAAGATAATGGTTTTCTTTTAGGAGGTACTTCTACTTCTGGTGTGAGTGGTACTAAATCTACGGGTAACAAAGGACTTCAGGATTATTGGATTGTAAAAACCAATGGCGATGGCAATAAGGAGTGGGATAAGACTTATGGCGGGTCGGGTTCGGATTACTTGCAAACGGCATGGCAAACCGCCGATGGTGGTTATATTTTAGGTGGAAGCTCTAATTCGCCGGTTAGTGGCGATAGGTCTTTCACCGCTTCCGGACAGTATGATTACTGGATTATAAAACTGGATGCAGACGGTAACAAACAATGGGACAAAAGTTATGGCGGCTCCGGTAATGATTACCTGAAAGCCGTGGTACAAACCCGCGATGGCGGCTACATTTTAGGAGGCACCTCCGACTCGCCGGTGAGCGGTAAAACCGGCTACAACAAAACTGCCGGTTCTAAAGGATTGCAAGATTACTGGATTATTAAAATTGATGCTGCCGGTACCAAGCAATGGGATAAAACTTTTGGCGGCAGCAATTACGATTATCTGCAAACCATTCAATTAACCAACGATAACGGGTACGTATTTGGAGGTCATTCTTATTCTGCAGCAAATGGCGATAAATCAGAAAGCAGCAATGGATTTGCTGATTTTTGGTTGGTAAAAGTAGATGCCAACGGGAATAAGCAATGGGATAAAACGTACGGAGGTAACCTGGAAGAAAATCTTGAATCGTGCTTGTTAACACCGGATGGTGGCTACTTATTAGGGGGCATTTCTAATAGCCCTAGTAGTAATGATAAATCGGAAGGTTCTAACGGACTCAGTGATTATTGGCTTATAAAAATTGATGGAGCTGGTAACAAGAAGTGGGACAAAACATTCGGCGGAAATAATAACGACTACCTCCAAGCCATTATTCAAACCTATGATAACGGCTTCCTGCTCGGGGGAACTTCAGATTCGCCGGTTAGTGGCGATAAATCCACCGACTCGAAAGGGGAATCGGATTTTTGGATTGTAAAAGTAAATGCCAATGGGGATAAACAATGGAATAGAACGTATGGCGGCGAAGGCTACGATAACTTGCAAGCCTTGCAAGTAACGAGTACCGGTGGTTGTTTATTAACCGGAACCTCTAACTCCAATGCCAGCGGTGATAAAAACAGTAGTTCCCGGGGAGACACCGATTATTGGTTCATTAACCTAGACCTGGGAGGACCGGATAATCCGCCGCCAACAAATCCGGAAATAGAAAGTTTCACCTTATTAAATGCCGATACGGATACCGATATTCAAACGCTGACGAATGGAGCTACCATAGATTTAGCCGCTTTAACCACTAAGAACTTAAATATCCGGGCCAATACCAATACGAGTACTATTAGCTCCGTAGCTTTTAATCTGAGCGGAGCCCAAGATTTAATTAGAACCGAATCAGGTGCTCCTTATACAGTATTCGGCTCAACGGGTAATGATTACAACGCCTGGGTGCCTGCCACAGGCAATTATACTTTAAAAGCTACTCCTTCCGTTGATGCCCAGGTAGGCACTCCTCTCACAATTAATTTTAAAGTGGTAGATGAGTCGTCCACCGGAAATCAGGCGCCCCTGGCTTTCGCGGGAGAAAACAGCACCATTTATCTGCCCACCAGTAGTACTACCTTAAATGGGTCGGGCTCCGATGCCGATGGCAGCGTAAATAGTTACCTATGGGTTCAAAACAGCGGACCCAACACCGCTACTTTTAGCAGTAAAACAATCGCTAAACCTACCGTGAGCAGTTTGGTGGCCGGTACTTATGTGTTTAGCTTAACGGTAAAAGATAATGATAATGCAGCTAGTAACCCCGCTCAAGTAACTGTTACGGTAACTAACTCTAATAGCCAGCAAGTGGTTAGTTATACCTTAATGAATGCCGATACCGATACGGAAATACAAACAATTGAAAATGGCGCGATTCTAAATCTAACCAGCTTCCCAACCAAAAACCTGAACATTCGGGTGAATACCAATCCGGAAATTGTAGGTAGTGTCGTCATGGTTTTAGGCGGCCGGGGTTCGCTTACGAAAACGGAAACCGCCGCCCCTTATGCCGTTTTTGGCGATGTGAAAGGTGATTATGGTCCCTGGATACCAGCTGTAGGTGATTATACTCTTAAAACAACTCCTTACACCCAAGCCGGAGGTGGTGGTTCTGCTGGCACGGCTCTTTCGATAAATTTTCAAGTAATTAACCAATCTACCGGTAATCAAAAACCAATAGCTTCGGCGGGTTCTAACTTCACGATTTCTCTGCCTACTACTAGTACAACTTTGAACGGGTCGGGTTCCGATGCCGATGGCAGCATTGAGAGTTACCTTTGGGTGCAAAGCACGGGGCCCACTACGGCAATTTTCAGTAGTAAAACCGTAGCAAAACCTACCATAAGCAATTTAGTGGCCGGTACGTATGTATTTAGCTTAACCGTAAAAGACAACAACAATGCTAGCAGTAATCCGGCCCAGGTAACTATTACGGTAAACAATAGTGATAGTCCTGATCAGCAGATACTTAGTTTTACTTTACTGAACGCGGATGCGGATACTGACATTCAAACTATCAATAACGGTGCTACTTTAAATTTGAGTAGCTTACCTACTAAAAGACTGAATGTCCGGGTCAATACAAGTACAAATTCGATAGGCGTAGCCTTTGCTTTAAAAGGAGCGGAAACCTTGAACCGGTCAGAAGCTACTGCTCCCTATATTGTATTTGGGGCATCAGGTACGGATTATAGTGCCTGGACACCCACCGTAGGTAATTATACTTTAGAGGCTACCCCTTACTCCAAGACCACCGGTAATACAGTAGGCACTTCTCTCGTAATTAATTTTAAAGTGGTAGATGAGTCCACCGGAAATCAGGCGCCCCTGGCTTTCGCGGGAGAAAACAGCACCATTTATCTGCCCACCAGTAGTACTACCTTAAATGGATCGGGCTCCGATGCCGATGGCAGCGTAAATAGTTACCTATGGGTCCAAAACAGCGGACCCAACACCGCTACTTTTAGCAGTAAAACAATCGCTAAACCTACCGTGAGCAGTTTGGTGGCCGGTACTTATGTGTTTAGCTTAACGGTAAAAGATAATGATAATGCAGCTAGCAGTCCGGCCCAGGTAACTATTACGGTAAGCAACAGCTCCCCGGCTGGGCAAAAAGTAGTTAGCTATACTTTAATGAATGCGGATACCAACAAAGAAATTCAGACGATTGCGAACGGAGGGGTACTAAATTTAGCTGCTTTACCTACTAAAAATTTAAACATTCGGGTGAATACCAATCCGGAAATTGTAGGTAGTGTCATCATGGTTTTAGGCGGCCGGGGTTCGCTTACGAAAACGGAAACCGCGGCTCCTTATGCCGTTTTTGGCGATGTTTCCGGAGATTACAGCGCCTGGGTGCCTCCTATCGGCGATTATACTCTTAAAACAACTCCTTATACTTTAGCTAAAGGTGCTGGTACGGCGGGTACACCACTTACTATCAATTTTAAGATAGTAAATGTAGCGGGTGGCAGCCCAGTAGAAATTAACTATGTACCTGGTACTGATTCCTTAGCCGTAGAAGAATCTGCGGAAGACCCCTACTCGGGTGAAGCACCCGCCACGGAAGAAGTAAGACTTACTAATTTCCCAAATCCTTTTCAAAACCAAACTACTTTCCAGTTTTCTTTCCCAGAAGAGCAAGAATATACCTTGGAAATTTATGATTTAAACGGCACTTTGGTAAATCGCCTGAAAACGGATACTGCTCCCGCCGGTGAATTAATAGAAGTAACTTGGCAGTCAGATCATCTAAACAATGGCATTTATGTTGTCAGGTTAATAACGGATCACGAGGTGCAGCATTTGCAAATTATAAAGGAAGATTAA
- a CDS encoding DUF1501 domain-containing protein — protein MNLFEEALFRQTEYFTRRHFLRQCTTGLGAMALSSLLGCSDRDSNTSTANTSGILRDLSKPFAPLAPHFAPKAKAVIFLHMAGAPSQLELFDYKPVLHKLDGQDCPPSLLEGKKFAFIKGVPKMLGPQAQFKQHGQSGAWVSQHLPHFSKMVDKVSFLKAMHTDQFNHAPAQLLMQTGNARLGRPSMGAWVTYGLGSENENLPGFMVLLSGGKAPDAGKAGFGSGFLPTVYQGVECRQKGEPVLYVSDPEGMSRDLRKQSISAINEINKLHYEETKDPEIISRISQYEMAFKMQVSVPDVMDISREPASVHAMYGTEPGKASFANNCLLARRLVERGVRFVQLFDWGWDSHGNDPTNALDKGFGNLCHTIDKPVSALLQDLKMRGLLEETLVVWGAEFGRTPMQENREGKQMEFKGRDHHTEAFTVWLAGGGIKQGYTHGETDEIGYYGIKGRTDIFDLQATILHQLGMDHEKLTYAFQGRNFRLTDVHGKVITPIIA, from the coding sequence ATGAATCTTTTTGAAGAAGCTCTTTTCCGGCAAACCGAGTACTTTACTCGCCGGCACTTTCTGCGGCAATGCACTACCGGATTGGGCGCCATGGCTTTATCGTCGTTGTTGGGTTGCTCGGATCGGGATAGTAATACTAGTACTGCCAACACGAGTGGCATTCTCCGCGATTTATCTAAGCCCTTTGCGCCCTTAGCTCCTCATTTTGCACCTAAGGCAAAAGCGGTAATTTTTCTGCATATGGCAGGAGCTCCTTCGCAATTAGAGCTGTTTGATTACAAACCGGTGCTGCATAAGCTAGATGGTCAGGATTGTCCGCCTTCGTTGCTTGAAGGTAAAAAGTTTGCTTTTATTAAAGGTGTTCCTAAAATGCTGGGGCCGCAGGCTCAGTTTAAACAGCACGGACAATCGGGCGCGTGGGTTTCCCAGCATTTACCGCATTTCTCTAAAATGGTCGACAAAGTTTCCTTCCTGAAAGCCATGCACACCGATCAATTTAACCATGCTCCAGCCCAATTATTAATGCAAACGGGCAATGCTCGTTTAGGCCGCCCCAGCATGGGTGCATGGGTAACCTATGGTTTAGGCTCGGAAAATGAAAACTTACCCGGATTTATGGTGCTGCTTTCAGGGGGTAAAGCGCCGGATGCCGGCAAGGCTGGTTTTGGCAGTGGTTTCTTACCCACTGTTTATCAAGGAGTAGAATGTCGCCAGAAAGGGGAACCAGTCTTATATGTTTCAGATCCGGAAGGTATGAGCCGGGATTTACGCAAACAATCCATTTCGGCCATTAATGAGATAAACAAACTACACTACGAAGAAACAAAAGATCCGGAAATTATTTCCCGGATTTCTCAATACGAAATGGCTTTTAAGATGCAGGTATCGGTACCCGATGTAATGGATATTTCCCGGGAGCCGGCCAGTGTACACGCCATGTACGGGACCGAACCTGGAAAAGCTTCTTTTGCGAATAACTGTTTGCTAGCCCGGCGGCTGGTAGAGCGAGGAGTTAGGTTTGTTCAGTTATTCGACTGGGGCTGGGATTCACACGGCAATGATCCTACCAATGCTCTCGACAAAGGTTTCGGTAATTTGTGTCATACTATTGATAAACCGGTTTCTGCCTTATTGCAGGATTTAAAAATGCGGGGTTTACTGGAGGAAACCTTAGTGGTTTGGGGAGCCGAGTTTGGCCGAACCCCCATGCAGGAAAACCGCGAAGGCAAACAAATGGAATTTAAAGGCCGTGACCACCACACCGAAGCTTTTACCGTTTGGCTGGCCGGGGGCGGCATTAAACAAGGATATACCCACGGCGAAACCGACGAAATTGGTTACTACGGCATCAAAGGTCGGACGGATATTTTCGATTTACAAGCTACTATTTTGCATCAGTTGGGCATGGACCACGAAAAACTTACTTATGCTTTCCAAGGACGTAATTTCCGGTTGACCGATGTACACGGAAAGGTAATTACTCCCATAATTGCTTAA